The following DNA comes from Pieris napi chromosome 18, ilPieNapi1.2, whole genome shotgun sequence.
ATAAACTAACATATTTGCttatttctcattaaaaagaaatgattttaaatcaGTCCTTGAGTTTTTATAGACATTATAAAACGTTTCATATGAAAAGTGATAAATTGAgctaatgttttattattgctttGATAATTATACAATTCCAATTTGTGCCTGACACCGATTTTGGTGTctaagggccgatttacagtatcttagtgtttaggagagtattttggtacaagttgaaaggcaagttctttagtgctttagtgcgttgcgagtgaacgtttacatttcttccagtagagtatcattacagcgccacaatgaacgcgcaacgacgtcggcaaatacgctctattctacgcaaaatactaactgtagttatggaacaaatagaagacgagattttattcgaaataaataaactaaatatgaataataaataaaatagcttcttttaaggcagtgtatgccgaatgcctagccggtttgtttttgtataaattgtttttaacattccacaaacattcgtgaacgAATACGAcgacacaaatttgatagttgtatcttccgaccatttagccatctttaaaaatcaaaaaacacgcacgcgtttcacgTCACTTgtgcactctcctaaagattttactaaattacgtgtttacacacaacgagggaagatctcgggggttgcgcgggcgcgggaggggtatcacttgaaacaaaagtAAAAAGCTATTCTATTTTGGTTCAgcttgaaagtcaagtagaaccatactaaagcaagtagcgtttacatgtttcaactaaagtactatcctaaagcactctcctaaacactaagatcatgtaaatcggccttaaggtCAGTACTCATATACGGTATTACTCGATCAAGCTAAACTGTCGAGCAAAACCAATGGCATGAGCTTTCGTCCACACATTGAGCATTGATCTATCGAGTGAGGCGCGCCGTTCAGTATTCACCGAACCGTTCGAGCCAAAGGATGTCTGTGCTGTGCAACAAAACGGTGGCTGTATTTAGCAAGTCTCACAGTGctttataagaaaatcaaagaaaatgaaataaaaaacgtaAACGGAGGTATAGGTaggttatctaaagctggcggcttcaacacatttacactttgtgcttgtgtagtgtctgtgaataagcgcgagacgtgatgtcaaactgcaATACAATCACAAACACATCACCAAAacactgtccgtctctctcgcgctcggtcaagcttatgagtataaaagagacagttattgtttttcttttgctactgtcGAGATACCATTTGTCGAGACACCTGTCGAGATCTCATTTCGAGATACCTTCATTTGAGGCCTggtctctcgcgctcggtcaagcttatgagtataaaagagacagttattgtttttcttttgctactgtcGAGATACCATTTGTCGAGACACCTGTCGAGATCTCATTTCGAGATACCTTCATTTGAGGCCTGGTCTAGGGCGTtagtacagataccggcaaacttcttgagcattaaacaagggagtgggggaaagtttgcgcatcgcgggacacaaacgtcaactcatttaccaatcacgcgatcgatACGTCACTCTCCCCATCGAGTATTTTATACGCTGTGTTCGAAAATCGGCGTAGCATGCTCGTTTGAACTCTGCGCTGCATATTCGCCAGCCACTCTCAGGCAAAACGTCCGACAGCGAGGTTGTGTTGGGGTCCTTGATTATACCtaccttaaattatttttaaaaccaaattaagaagaaaaaacgttATTGGACgtcaaacttatttaaaaacagaccTGTATCTAGGGGTTTGTCATTGATAGCAATATTcaaaaaccaaatgattactagacagtataaaaactttgtatgCTTGTCTCCGGTCaattttgaagaactgttgaatttaattggaccAAAAGTACTTTTAAGACACAAATTATAGAAAAGCAATCAGCGTCACGTAACGATCGGCACTAACACTTCGTTTTTATGCTACAGGAGATTCCTATACTAGTAATGTTTCAAAGCAACGAATAGCATTTATAGGAAAAGAGGTCAGCGAAgcattaaaatgtaaagacaTGTACTGTTtgcaaaaaacttaaaaagccATCACGCCAAGCTGTTATGATGTCCATAAGGAGacgtttcatttaatattaggaGATCCAACAGGCATTTAATTAACACTGTTTTATAATCTACAATAAAGGAGGAACCAAGTCAATGTAtaccaaataaaaatactagagatataaattatttattatatatctacaATTAACCAAATATCACAAGACCTTAAATAAACTAACATATTTgcttatttcttattaaaaagaaatgattttaaatcaGTCCTTGAGTTTTTATAGACATTATAAAACGTTCCATATGAAAAGTGATAAATTGAgctaatgttttattattgctttGATAGTTATACAATTCCAATTTGTGCCTGACACCGATTTTGGTGTctaagggccgatttacattatcttagtgtttaggagagtattttggtacaagttgaaaggcaagttctttagtgctttagtgcgttgcgagtgaacgtttacatttcttccagtagagtatcattacagcgccacaatgaacgcgcaacgacgtcggcaaatacgctctattctacgcaaaatactaactgtagttatggaacaaatagaagagattttattcgaaataaataaactaaatatgaataataaaatagcttcttttaaggcagtgtatgccgaatgcctagtctgattgtttttgtataaattgtttttaacattccacaaacattcgtgaacgAATACGAcgacacaaatttgatagttgtatcttccgaccatttagccatctttaaaaatcaaaaaacacgcacgcgCTTCACGTCACTCgtgcactctcctaaagattttactaaattacgtgtttacacacaacgagggaagatctcgggggttgcgcgggcgcgggaggggtatcacttgaaacaaaagtaaaaagcgattctattttgattcaacttgaaagtcaagtagaaccatactaaagcaagtagcgtttacatgtttcaactaaagtactatcctaaagcactctcctaaacactaagatcatgtaaatcggccttaaggtCAGTACTCACATACGGTATTACTCGATCGAGCTAAACTTTCGAGTAAAACCAATGGCATGAACTTTCGTCCACACATTGAGCATTGATCTATCGAGTGAGGCGCGCCGTTCAGTATTCCGAACCGTTCGAGCCAAAGGATGTCTGTGCAACAAAATGGTGGCTGTATTTAGCAAGTCTCACAGTActttataagaaaatcaaagaaaatgaaatgaaaaaacGTAAAAGGAGGTACTGGGTTAAGCATTGGTTAGATCGCCGTTCTGATTACAGCCACGTGAATTTGATTGAAGAGCTACGAGTATGTCCTGAAGATTATAAAGTCTTCTATAGCGCTTTGGAATAAACTCGCAAATCCATTTCTCTTAAAAACACGTGTTTCAATCACGATAAACAATACCAGACTGACGCTCGCCTCGCGCCACTCGCAGTCACGTACACACGTTCGAGTCAAGATTGACGGCTCGCTTCGAGTAGGTTCGAAGGAAATTGCTTTCATTTAATTCCATCGAGCCGGCTCGGTGCGAGCTTTTGAGCTGTGAGTTTTGCGGTCCACACGTTGATTTTTACTCGACTTCGAGTAAAACTATTTAGTACCGTATGTGAGTACTGACCTTAAGAAACGCCTGCTCAAGAGCGCAGAggacttaataaatatataaattattgcacTGATTCCTTATTATTTACTAACTTATACAATTCCGTACTTACAATCGTTCAAGACTAAATCTATATTGAATCGAAACACACTGCCATAGCTTTTCCTAGGCCTATTGAATCTGCATTATAATACGAATTCGAATAGGAATTTTGGGGATTGCCATATTGTTTATGGTTACCGAATGTCTAATGGTGGGTACAGACTGGTGAAACGTAACATGAAATGTATTATTCTGCCTTTCATTGCATGTTCGCTGCAGGCGTGGACGCATAGCGCGCTCTTAACGCGCATTCACTACGAACCTCCCGCGTTCGTCTTGATCCGCCATTCTGCCGCGAACACGGCCCTTCGATACACGTTTTTAAACCGGTAGATCACACGAAGCATGGAGTCAAAAAACCACGTTCTTGCTATGACGATTATCAGTacttcattattaataatacatcaacTCATGAAAACACGCCGAAGACCTtaagatttttcttaaaatagttttcattTTGCGGGTTccacaaaatttcacgaacTCTGTTCGCATCTATCAAGCAAAATGCCATTTCCTCACTCCACGCAGTGTCGTCCTCCATGTTCGTTGCGTGCACGTGTTGATTTCAAAACGACCGTCCACGTTGTTCGTTCGAAAAACCGACAAATCACGGATCGCTCCGCGCGCGGCTTGTAATGCTCGTAGCGTGCGCGTGAAATGCACATTTCGCGCGCACAAGACGTCCAAACTATGAGAAATTGTTACAAAGTGTGTTACCTTTCATGATACATTGCAGCAATGTGTACGGTAAATTCTTTCATTGCATGACACATTGCATGTTACGTTTCACCAGTCTGTACCCACCTTAACATCAGGAAGACATAATTTATTCGTGTAACTTATTTAAAGTCAAGACAGAAGTAGTCCAttgaaaagttacatttggggttgcgttttttagaggacgcaattttatttatggaacatgtagggggggtcaatacaagcttaactccaagtttgtggggttggcgtgcttgtcccccggccgccatcttggataaaggggtccaaaaaccatgtttttggctatatctcctgaactatccatcgtacataaaacttgcaaagacacattttgtagcaaatcgctgtGTCTACGATTATCTCcatgtaactttttatcataaatccaaaattcaaaaagttataaataaaaaagtgataGCTAGCTACCATTCTAATAActgattgataatataattatgtcgaAGATTACCATATCAGCAAGTTGTCTGTGGAATAGGCCTACTAGGAAtaccaataagtaaaattgtaggaataaaaaaaaaataaaaaaaaatatatttggaaaatttgtttaaaataaacgagAGATCTTAAAAGTAAGGTAAAACTGCTGTTTTGATCGGCTTGTCATGAGCATTGACGCACCTAGTCAACTTTAGAAATAGAAAAtgttttcactttttttacttataactttttaaattttggatttatgataaaaagttacataaacataattgtaggcacagcgatttgctacaaaatgtgtctttaCAAGTTAAATGTAGgatggatagtttaggagatatagccaaaaacgtggtttttggacccctttttccaagatggcggccgtggGACAAGGGTGGcgaccccacaaacttggttTTAGCTTTACACTGACCCCCCCTacacatcaaaaaaataaaattgcgtcctctaaaaaacgcaaggttaggcctaaaaaatgtaacatttcaatggactaaagGAGATCCGTGGGATTTGAGGTCACTTTACTGCTTTTGAAGTTCTGTTAAAAAGGTTATTATAGTTCGACAATCACCATCTTGAGAAAGTTAATAATGGAGTTATGGTACGCATAAAGGCCAGGCAGGTTTAGCCGCATAGACTATACTCACTCCCTTCTTTTtcttatctatattatatctcTTATGTCTCTTCTTCTCTTGGTCTTCTTTCTCTTCCTCTCTTGGTCTTAGTTATCTTATTCTCACGGTCttacttataatatactagtCGTTCcccgcccgctttgctgggcgaattaaaatatgaaataaataaaattttatgttttattattattattttttccatatttttattattcttctttttaacttcccgctaagaaaattgaaaattttcgaaaatcgagtttttaacagatggtgacgttttgaggttctacgaagcctccccgaatgtttccgcggtgaagtccgtatgtatacattttcataaaagtaaaacagcaataaaaaatgaaggaacgttggaattgaaaaataaatagccataaaccatctaggaaaaatggcagtagtttcatgtcgatacgatcagtggtttaggcgtgaacgagcctcaaacgaagaccatttttcttatatatatatatatatcttctgGCTTCTCTTCTATCTGTCTCTCTTCTTTCTCTTCTACTATATCTCCCTCTCTTCTTCTATCTCCGTCTATCTCTTTGTAACTCTTGTTTAATGGGTTTAACTGCAATTGCTTGCTCCACAAAACCTTAATTAGCTTTAACACTAATAGCTTTAGCGGCATTTTCAAATTCCATCAGCGAAATACCATGATTTGACAGCATATGACTCTTCATACTACACTTCTGGACAAAGGCCAGCCCACACAGGCCACATTTAAACCGCCTATCATTATTATGTATCCGCATATGCTCTCGCAACGTCTTCTTTCTAGCGTACGCTTTATGGCAGACCGTACAACTGAACACCCTCTCCCCATTATGCCGTACCATGTGTTCGTCCAGCGACTGCTTGATGAAGAAGCACTGCTCGCAGAGGGGACACTTGTGGTTCCTCTCCATCAGATGCACCTTCTTGATGTGCGAGGTCAATTTGGACTTCAAAATAAAGGACTTATCGCACACATTACACTTATAAGTCGCCGCGGATATGTTGTGTTCATCGTACATGTGCCgatttctttgataataacTGTTGAATGTTTTGTCACAGTGCGGGCATATCGTCGTATACCGCGCGTTCGTGTTATGCGTGTATTTCTCGTGGCATTTCCTGCGCACGAGTGTCGTGAACACTTTATCGCAATACGTGCACTTGAAATCGCCTATCTCGTGTGTACGCTTGTGATTTTTCAATCGGTGTTTATTTATGAATCCCATATCGCATTCATCACAAATGTAATTCCGGTAATGGCCGTTCATGTGTTGTAGGAGCATTTTGAACGTCTCGAAGGTCGAGTTACACAACGCGCAGTTAAGTATATCACCGTCAGTTATTTTGAACTCGAAGATATAATCATAAATATCGGAGAAGAATTTTTCGTTGTGTTCGGaggttaaatgtttttttaaagtcggtATATTTTGCACGCTTTTCATACACAATTTGCAATGCAAATCCGAGATAtccatttttattgatatattactTTTGTCGAGCCGTTTGTCTGTGTGGTGTGTGTCCGCATGGTTGTCTTGCACGTGTGTGCGTAATTCGTTTATGTTGGCACAAGTTGTCTTGCAAGATGCGCACACGATTCCACttagtgttttattaaaaaatggcGTACAATTTGAGTATTTCAGTATTTTGTTTACGTTATATGAATGTTTCGCGTTGTCTGATATGTCGGTTTTCGTGCTAAACGTGTTCAATGGTAGGTCGTCACAATCTGAAAAgatataacaaattatatttatattatacaaggaaaacatcgccaggacccggcatgccttagatccaaagagtcgacggcgtgtgtcagacaaagaaggatcacctacttgcctattagatttacaaatggccatgaaacagattcagaaatctgaggcccatacgtaaagaggttgtagcgctacttatttttttatatcatttgattataaaatattccaGACAGAATAAtcagtcaaagtcaaaattcatttattcatttagcaaacacaatgtacagttatgaacgtcaaaaaagaaatatacataaaatgctctaattttacatttactgccagttctcaaatcaagggagtagaacggaagagaagaactgacagtaaactctccgccactctttaatcgccaagtgtttttgttttacacaacgttaataaggagctgcaaccattaaaccatgttccac
Coding sequences within:
- the LOC125058295 gene encoding gastrula zinc finger protein XlCGF26.1-like → MNTNSLCRCCLARPPDKELKSSYTCFGKHEIYADMLKDCFEIHLPIDISGVDGGICEICITRLRDSFDFKHQVLRCQKEFQLAMKDVKKEEMTNVKEELIDDSDSYFFDMNTALPEIDSEEKLAEIFGLKDIKRKRRRKRLAEDDDCDDLPLNTFSTKTDISDNAKHSYNVNKILKYSNCTPFFNKTLSGIVCASCKTTCANINELRTHVQDNHADTHHTDKRLDKSNISIKMDISDLHCKLCMKSVQNIPTLKKHLTSEHNEKFFSDIYDYIFEFKITDGDILNCALCNSTFETFKMLLQHMNGHYRNYICDECDMGFINKHRLKNHKRTHEIGDFKCTYCDKVFTTLVRRKCHEKYTHNTNARYTTICPHCDKTFNSYYQRNRHMYDEHNISAATYKCNVCDKSFILKSKLTSHIKKVHLMERNHKCPLCEQCFFIKQSLDEHMVRHNGERVFSCTVCHKAYARKKTLREHMRIHNNDRRFKCGLCGLAFVQKCSMKSHMLSNHGISLMEFENAAKAISVKAN